The following proteins are encoded in a genomic region of Brachypodium distachyon strain Bd21 chromosome 1, Brachypodium_distachyon_v3.0, whole genome shotgun sequence:
- the LOC104582306 gene encoding VQ motif-containing protein 8, chloroplastic: MSTTTTSKAKRSAPGGGGLHGPRPQPLSLTTSPPPSKKPRSNTGGAAGSPGPVIVYERTPRVVHARPEEFMAVVQRLTGKQQQPTTTLPELGAAGGAAGAREDDQAADALVLTLGQQQQQRPPSSSASSPGSFASATALVLSPGSFIFSPATMQAIRELIN; this comes from the coding sequence atgtcgacgacgacgacatccAAGGCGAAGAGATCAGCtcctggcggcggtggcctccATGGCCCGAGGCCGCAGCCACTGAGCCTGACAacttccccgccgccgtccaagAAACCCCGCTCCAacaccggcggcgccgccggatcGCCTGGGCCGGTGATCGTGTACGAGCGCACGCCGCGGGTCGTCCACGCGCGGCCGGAGGAGTTCATGGCCGTCGTGCAGAGGCTCACgggcaagcagcagcagcccacgACGACGTTGCCTGAACTAGGGGCTGCCGGCGGAGCCGCCGGAGCTAGGGAGGACGACCAGGCCGCGGACGCTCTGGTTCTCACGcttgggcagcagcagcagcagcgtccGCCGTCATCGTCTGCTTCGTCTCCGGGCAGCTTTGCGAGCGCGACGGCGCTCGTGTTGTCTCCGGGCAGTTTCATCTTCTCCCCGGCCACGATGCAGGCCATAAGGGAGCTCATCAACTGA
- the LOC100834375 gene encoding 3-oxo-5-alpha-steroid 4-dehydrogenase 2: MWSLLLLLAAAVLYPAPAWLMAMSALSFAWVASLGVSELRGQHMPYSKFWHAIVVSGSGQKKRAERLLPSRAAMLMAYTPALVAAAAAFAVPGAVEGLRAQLLAGALAVHFLKRVLEVLFIHRYSGSMPLNTALLISSSYVLITVGMIYSLHLAARLPDPPVNLLYPGMLVFAIGIAGNFYHHYLLSKLRKGNNDDKEYKIPKGGLFGLVACPHYLFEIAGFFGFAMISQTVYALAMASGSAAYLAGRSCSTRRWYKSKFEDYPDRIKALVPYIF; encoded by the exons ATGtggtcgctgctgctgcttctggcgGCGGCTGTGCTGtacccggcgccggcgtggctGATGGCGATGTCGGCGCTCTCCTTCGCGTGGGTGGCGTCCTTGGGCGTCTCCGAGCTCCGCGGCCAGCACATGCCATACTCCAAGTTCTGGCACGCCatcgtcgtctccggctccggccagAAGAAGCGGGCCGAGCGCCTGCTGCCGAGCCGCGCCGCGATGCTGATGGCCTATACGCCGGCGCTggtcgccgcggcggcggccttcgcGGTGCCGGGCGCCGTGGAAGGCCTCCGCGCGcagctcctcgccggcgcgctCGCCGTCCACTTCCTCAAACGGGTGCTCGAG GTACTGTTCATCCACCGGTACAGCGGAAGCATGCCACTCAACACGGCGCTGCTGATCTCCTCCAGCTACGTGCTCATCACCGTCGGCATGATCTACTCCCTGCacctcgccgcccgcctcccgGATCCCCCCGTCAACCTGCTCTACCCCGGCATGCTCGTCTTCGCCATCGGCATCGCCGGCAACTTCTACCACCACTACCTCCTCTCAAAGCTAAGGAAGGGCAACAATGATGACAAGGAGTACAAGATCCCCAAGGGCGGCCTCTTCGGGCTCGTCGCCTGCCCGCACTACCTCTTCGAGATCGCCGGCTTCTTCGGGTTCGCCATGATCTCGCAGACGGTGTACGCGCTCGCCATGGCCTCCGGCTCTGCGGCGTACCTTGCTGGCCGGAGCTGCTCCACCAGGAGGTGGTACAAGTCCAAGTTCGAGGACTACCCGGACAGGATCAAGGCTCTTGTGCCCTACATCTTTTAG
- the LOC100835878 gene encoding protein PAT1 homolog isoform X2 — MDDERLYGLLGMREEAGRAMAGMLPNPAVAGATSNPEEDSRGDTKFNASQYAFFGNNVMEEVELGGLDDDDDGSGDAGFVGLGDEEYPSTYTSDVLEDEGVGSFTGVDDLAGTFSKLNRIVNEPKHHGVVGQGGSVSRQSSSTADWMQEPEPSYWPKQPVLDTEQGLDNRKWPSQSPQLAHFSDSRLHRTSSSPHQDAQYNPSESILRPRPFSLNRMSSYPQQEPQYNHTEPIPVPKSSFISYPPSASASHSSPGEPHHMNMPSPPTAFHMPMPAQNELAFSHFHHGGTPPGPPFGRNLVHMGSPGLSTNIMQQNHVVNSVPVQGNGDRFTPILMERPNGLIPPQMPPPRQQHGMRPVQQSSPQFSQLQAHMLGPRHSPPQNMQMFSPQHPPSQMRGRFDANFGMPDLSDPRARSMLHHGWQAQRYPPQGFEPGNMRMDNGWPRFRSKYMSTEEIENIARMQQAATHSNDPYIDDYYHQACLARKSAGARLKHHFCPTLIRDPSSRARSKDEPHAYLQVDALGRLPFSSIRRPRPLLDVEASTPSDNIPEKSASKTLDQEPMLAARITIEDGLCHLLDVDDINRLLQFSQQQDGGLQLTNRRQALLEQLGESLQLVDPLGPNKGAPLSPNDDLVFLRIISLPKGRKLLSRYLELVTPSSELARIACMAVFRHQRFIFGNFPSDISAARTTTKLVSAVSTCVRQMELSGLSACLAATVCSSLQPPLRPLGHAAGDGASIIIISVLERATELLTDQHVASTYSMQNRGLWQASFDAFFRLLTEYCMSRFDSVVHTVQMQPSAAAAISREIPVELLRASLPHTNENQRKQLLNFAQRTVPINNAQIAHQPGNGPMTPGGPKQR, encoded by the exons ATGGATGATGAGCGGTTGTATGGTTTGCTTGGCATGCGGGAGGAGGCTGGGCGAGCCATGGCGGGCATGCTACCGAACCCGGCAGTTGCTGGTGCCACTTCAAATCCAGAAGAAGACTCTCGAG GCGATACCAAATTCAATGCATCACAATACGCTTTCTTTGGGAACAATGTGATGGAAGAGGTTGAGCTAGGTGGattggatgatgatgatgatggttcTGGCGATGCTGGTTTTGTTGGGCTTGGTGATGAAGAATACCCTTCCACCTATACAAGTGATGTGTTAGAG gaTGAAGGTGTGGGTTCATTTACTGGTGTTGATGATCTTGCTGGAACATTCTCAAAG CTGAACAGAATTGTTAATGAGCCAAAACACCATGGAGTAGTTGGTCAGGGGGGTTCAGTTTCTAGACAAA GTTCCTCTACTGCAGACTGGATGCAAGAGCCTGAACCTTCATATTGGCCTAAGCAGCCTGTATTGGACACTGAGCAAGGGCTGGATAACAGGAAATGGCCATCCCAATCCCCTCAATTAGCCCACTTTTCCGATTCCAGACTGCACAGGACATCCTCGTCTCCACACCAAGATGCACAATACAATCCTAGTGAATCTATTCTCAGACCAAGGCCATTTTCTTTGAACAGAATGTCGTCATATCCCCAACAAGAGCCCCAATACAATCATACCGAGCCAATTCCTGTGCCTAAGTCGTCTTTCATTTCGTACCCTCCATCTGCTTCAGCATCTCATTCTTCACCTGGTGAGCCACATCACATGAACATGCCATCTCCTCCCACTGCATTCCATATGCCTATGCCTGCACAAAATGAACTAGCCTTTTCCCATTTCCATCATGGAGGTACACCTCCAGGGCCACCATTTGGTCGGAACTTGGTTCATATGGGTTCACCAGGCTTATCAACGAACATTATGCAGCAAAACCATGTTGTAAATAGTGTACCAGTTCAGGGGAATGGTGACAGGTTTACACCGATTTTAATGGAGCGTCCAAATGGATTGATTCCACCTCAAATGCCACCACCGCGCCAACAACATGGAATGCGCCCAGTTCAACAGTCTTCACCACAGTTCTCACAACTACAGGCCCATATGCTTGGTCCCAGGCATTCTCCACCACAGAACATGCAGATGTTCAGTCCTCAGCATCCTCCATCGCAAATGAGGGGTAGGTTTGACGCAAATTTTGGGATGCCTGATTTGAGTGAtccaagagcaagatcaatgTTGCACCATGGTTGGCAGGCCCAACGTTATCCTCCCCAAGGATTTGAGCCTGGCAATATGAGGATGGATAATGGGTGGCCACGGTTCAGATCCAAATACATGTCCACTGAAGAAATAGAGAACATTGCAAGGATGCAGCAAGCCGCTACTCACAGCAATGATCCATACATTGATGATTACTATCACCAAGCTTGTTTGGCTAGAAAATCAGCAGGAGCACGACTGAAGCACCACTTCTGTCCAACCTTGATCAGAGATCCATCTTCTCGTGCACGCAGCAAGGATGAGCCACATGCATATCTTCAGGTTGATGCTCTTGGGAGGCTCCCATTTTCTTCCATCCGCAGGCCTCGTCCacttcttgatgttgaagCCTCTACTCCAAGTGATAACATTCCTGAAAAATCTGCTTCAAAAACTCTTGATCAGGAGCCTATGCTTGCTGCTAGAATCACAATAGAAGATGGTCTCTGTCATCTACTTGATGTAGATGACATTAATCGCTTGCTACAATTTAGCCAGCAGCAAGACGGTGGTTTACAACTGACAAACAGAAGGCAGGCTCTCCTTGAGCAGCTGGGTGAATCATTGCAGTTAGTTGATCCACTTGGACCTAATAAGGGTGCACCTCTATCGCCAAATGACGACCTGGTGTTTCTTCGCATAATCTCTCTGCCAAAGGGCCGGAAACTACTTTCTCGGTACCTTGAACTTGTGACTCCAAGCAGCGAGCTTGCAAGGATTGCTTGCATGGCAGTTTTTCGGCACCAAAGATTTATATTTGGCAATTTTCCCTCAGATATCAGTGCAGCTAGGACAACTACTAAACTTGTGAGTGCTGTATCCACCTGTGTTCGTCAGATGGAGTTGAGTGGCCTAAGTGCCTGTCTTGCAGCAACTGTGTGTTCATCATTACAGCCACCTCTTCGACCCCTTGGACATGCTGCAGGTGATGGGGCCTCCATCATCATAATATCTGTACTGGAGAGAGCAACAGAGCTTCTCACTGATCAGCATGTGGCCTCTACCTACAGTATGCAGAACCGAGGCCTATGGCAGGCATCGTTTGATGCCTTCTTCAGGCTGCTTACAGAGTACTGCATGAGTAGATTTGATAGTGTGGTTCATACAGTGCAAATGCAACCTTCTGCTGCGGCTGCGATAAGCAGAGAGATACCAGTAGAGCTTCTGCGTGCCAGCCTTCCTCACACAAATGAGAATCAGCGTAAGCAGTTGCTCAATTTTGCGCAGCGAACTGTGCCCATCAACAACGCCCAGATTGCTCATCAACCTGGTAATGGACCCATGACACCAGGCGGACCCAAGCAGAGATGA
- the LOC100835568 gene encoding uncharacterized protein LOC100835568 isoform X2 encodes MAQPLSSSSSQDASNSETEHRVVITNKHGEELVGLLNPVGSNEIVVLCHGFTGSKNVSMIVDLADALTKQGIGIFRFDFSGNGESGGEFQYANYRKEADDLHSVVLYLHQEKYDVKAVVGHSKGKVLYRVTKESLMERLNTDMRAASASISKECSFFTVHGSADVDIPLEDAYEFGKHIPTHELRVIEGADHCYTAHRKELSDAVVDIITYNKAEAGDSSLPKR; translated from the exons ATGGCGCAGCcgctctcctcttcctcctcccaggATGCTTCCAATTCCG AAACAGAACACAGGGTAGTGATAACCAACAAGCATGGAGAGGAACTTGTGGGGCTGCTGAATCCCGTGGGTTCTAACGAGATTGTAGTCTTATGCCATGGCTTTACAGGCTCCAAG AATGTTAGCATGATTGTTGATCTTGCAGATGCATTAACAAAGCAAGGGATTGGCATCTTTCGCTTTGATTTCAGTGGAAATG GAGAAAGTGGAGGCGAATTTCAGTACGCCAACTACAGGAAAGAGGCTGACGACTTGCATTCGGTTGTCTTGTATCTTCATCAGGAGAAGTATGATGTGAAAGCTGTTGTTGGTCATAGTAAAG GAAAGGTTTTATACAGGGTAACAAAAGAGAGTTTGATGGAACGACTGAACACTGATATGCGTGCAGCAAGCGCCTCCATCAGCAAAGAATGCAG CTTCTTCACAGTCCACGGCTCAGCTGATGTCGACATTCCGCTGGAAGATGCATACGAGTTTGGCAAGCATATACCGACCCACGAGCTCCGTGTCATCGAGGGAGCAGATCACTGCTACACGGCGCATCGTAAAGAACTGTCCGATGCTGTGGTGGATATCATTACATACAACAAG GCAGAGGCAGGGGATAGCTCGTTACCAAAACGATGA
- the LOC100835568 gene encoding uncharacterized protein LOC100835568 isoform X1 yields MAQPLSSSSSQDASNSETEHRVVITNKHGEELVGLLNPVGSNEIVVLCHGFTGSKNVSMIVDLADALTKQGIGIFRFDFSGNGESGGEFQYANYRKEADDLHSVVLYLHQEKYDVKAVVGHSKGGYVVVLYASLYHDVHMVLNLSGRFYMEKGVEERLGKGFIDRINKEGYIEVTDESGKVLYRVTKESLMERLNTDMRAASASISKECSFFTVHGSADVDIPLEDAYEFGKHIPTHELRVIEGADHCYTAHRKELSDAVVDIITYNKAEAGDSSLPKR; encoded by the exons ATGGCGCAGCcgctctcctcttcctcctcccaggATGCTTCCAATTCCG AAACAGAACACAGGGTAGTGATAACCAACAAGCATGGAGAGGAACTTGTGGGGCTGCTGAATCCCGTGGGTTCTAACGAGATTGTAGTCTTATGCCATGGCTTTACAGGCTCCAAG AATGTTAGCATGATTGTTGATCTTGCAGATGCATTAACAAAGCAAGGGATTGGCATCTTTCGCTTTGATTTCAGTGGAAATG GAGAAAGTGGAGGCGAATTTCAGTACGCCAACTACAGGAAAGAGGCTGACGACTTGCATTCGGTTGTCTTGTATCTTCATCAGGAGAAGTATGATGTGAAAGCTGTTGTTGGTCATAGTAAAG GAGGATATGTCGTCGTTCTGTATGCTTCGCTATATCACGATGTCCACATGGTTCTTAACCTGTCTGGCCGATTTTACATGGAGAAAGGCGTTGAAGAACGCCTAGGGAAAGGATTTATTGACAGAATAAATAAAGAAGGTTACATTGAAGTCACAGACGAGTCAG GAAAGGTTTTATACAGGGTAACAAAAGAGAGTTTGATGGAACGACTGAACACTGATATGCGTGCAGCAAGCGCCTCCATCAGCAAAGAATGCAG CTTCTTCACAGTCCACGGCTCAGCTGATGTCGACATTCCGCTGGAAGATGCATACGAGTTTGGCAAGCATATACCGACCCACGAGCTCCGTGTCATCGAGGGAGCAGATCACTGCTACACGGCGCATCGTAAAGAACTGTCCGATGCTGTGGTGGATATCATTACATACAACAAG GCAGAGGCAGGGGATAGCTCGTTACCAAAACGATGA
- the LOC100835878 gene encoding protein PAT1 homolog isoform X1, whose protein sequence is MRQTDVDTPTLFLPLSLSLSPDAARKERPESGQRRRRPNPATDSALAGECAGWNRSWGTMDDERLYGLLGMREEAGRAMAGMLPNPAVAGATSNPEEDSRGDTKFNASQYAFFGNNVMEEVELGGLDDDDDGSGDAGFVGLGDEEYPSTYTSDVLEDEGVGSFTGVDDLAGTFSKLNRIVNEPKHHGVVGQGGSVSRQSSSTADWMQEPEPSYWPKQPVLDTEQGLDNRKWPSQSPQLAHFSDSRLHRTSSSPHQDAQYNPSESILRPRPFSLNRMSSYPQQEPQYNHTEPIPVPKSSFISYPPSASASHSSPGEPHHMNMPSPPTAFHMPMPAQNELAFSHFHHGGTPPGPPFGRNLVHMGSPGLSTNIMQQNHVVNSVPVQGNGDRFTPILMERPNGLIPPQMPPPRQQHGMRPVQQSSPQFSQLQAHMLGPRHSPPQNMQMFSPQHPPSQMRGRFDANFGMPDLSDPRARSMLHHGWQAQRYPPQGFEPGNMRMDNGWPRFRSKYMSTEEIENIARMQQAATHSNDPYIDDYYHQACLARKSAGARLKHHFCPTLIRDPSSRARSKDEPHAYLQVDALGRLPFSSIRRPRPLLDVEASTPSDNIPEKSASKTLDQEPMLAARITIEDGLCHLLDVDDINRLLQFSQQQDGGLQLTNRRQALLEQLGESLQLVDPLGPNKGAPLSPNDDLVFLRIISLPKGRKLLSRYLELVTPSSELARIACMAVFRHQRFIFGNFPSDISAARTTTKLVSAVSTCVRQMELSGLSACLAATVCSSLQPPLRPLGHAAGDGASIIIISVLERATELLTDQHVASTYSMQNRGLWQASFDAFFRLLTEYCMSRFDSVVHTVQMQPSAAAAISREIPVELLRASLPHTNENQRKQLLNFAQRTVPINNAQIAHQPGNGPMTPGGPKQR, encoded by the exons ATGCGACAAACCGACGTGGATACCCCTActctctttctccctctctctctctctctatctcccGACGCCGCCAGAAAGGAGCGACCCGAGTccggccagcggcggcggcgaccaaatCCGGCGACTGACTCGGCACTTGCTGGCGAG TGTGCAGGGTGGAACCGATCTTGGGGAACCATGGATGATGAGCGGTTGTATGGTTTGCTTGGCATGCGGGAGGAGGCTGGGCGAGCCATGGCGGGCATGCTACCGAACCCGGCAGTTGCTGGTGCCACTTCAAATCCAGAAGAAGACTCTCGAG GCGATACCAAATTCAATGCATCACAATACGCTTTCTTTGGGAACAATGTGATGGAAGAGGTTGAGCTAGGTGGattggatgatgatgatgatggttcTGGCGATGCTGGTTTTGTTGGGCTTGGTGATGAAGAATACCCTTCCACCTATACAAGTGATGTGTTAGAG gaTGAAGGTGTGGGTTCATTTACTGGTGTTGATGATCTTGCTGGAACATTCTCAAAG CTGAACAGAATTGTTAATGAGCCAAAACACCATGGAGTAGTTGGTCAGGGGGGTTCAGTTTCTAGACAAA GTTCCTCTACTGCAGACTGGATGCAAGAGCCTGAACCTTCATATTGGCCTAAGCAGCCTGTATTGGACACTGAGCAAGGGCTGGATAACAGGAAATGGCCATCCCAATCCCCTCAATTAGCCCACTTTTCCGATTCCAGACTGCACAGGACATCCTCGTCTCCACACCAAGATGCACAATACAATCCTAGTGAATCTATTCTCAGACCAAGGCCATTTTCTTTGAACAGAATGTCGTCATATCCCCAACAAGAGCCCCAATACAATCATACCGAGCCAATTCCTGTGCCTAAGTCGTCTTTCATTTCGTACCCTCCATCTGCTTCAGCATCTCATTCTTCACCTGGTGAGCCACATCACATGAACATGCCATCTCCTCCCACTGCATTCCATATGCCTATGCCTGCACAAAATGAACTAGCCTTTTCCCATTTCCATCATGGAGGTACACCTCCAGGGCCACCATTTGGTCGGAACTTGGTTCATATGGGTTCACCAGGCTTATCAACGAACATTATGCAGCAAAACCATGTTGTAAATAGTGTACCAGTTCAGGGGAATGGTGACAGGTTTACACCGATTTTAATGGAGCGTCCAAATGGATTGATTCCACCTCAAATGCCACCACCGCGCCAACAACATGGAATGCGCCCAGTTCAACAGTCTTCACCACAGTTCTCACAACTACAGGCCCATATGCTTGGTCCCAGGCATTCTCCACCACAGAACATGCAGATGTTCAGTCCTCAGCATCCTCCATCGCAAATGAGGGGTAGGTTTGACGCAAATTTTGGGATGCCTGATTTGAGTGAtccaagagcaagatcaatgTTGCACCATGGTTGGCAGGCCCAACGTTATCCTCCCCAAGGATTTGAGCCTGGCAATATGAGGATGGATAATGGGTGGCCACGGTTCAGATCCAAATACATGTCCACTGAAGAAATAGAGAACATTGCAAGGATGCAGCAAGCCGCTACTCACAGCAATGATCCATACATTGATGATTACTATCACCAAGCTTGTTTGGCTAGAAAATCAGCAGGAGCACGACTGAAGCACCACTTCTGTCCAACCTTGATCAGAGATCCATCTTCTCGTGCACGCAGCAAGGATGAGCCACATGCATATCTTCAGGTTGATGCTCTTGGGAGGCTCCCATTTTCTTCCATCCGCAGGCCTCGTCCacttcttgatgttgaagCCTCTACTCCAAGTGATAACATTCCTGAAAAATCTGCTTCAAAAACTCTTGATCAGGAGCCTATGCTTGCTGCTAGAATCACAATAGAAGATGGTCTCTGTCATCTACTTGATGTAGATGACATTAATCGCTTGCTACAATTTAGCCAGCAGCAAGACGGTGGTTTACAACTGACAAACAGAAGGCAGGCTCTCCTTGAGCAGCTGGGTGAATCATTGCAGTTAGTTGATCCACTTGGACCTAATAAGGGTGCACCTCTATCGCCAAATGACGACCTGGTGTTTCTTCGCATAATCTCTCTGCCAAAGGGCCGGAAACTACTTTCTCGGTACCTTGAACTTGTGACTCCAAGCAGCGAGCTTGCAAGGATTGCTTGCATGGCAGTTTTTCGGCACCAAAGATTTATATTTGGCAATTTTCCCTCAGATATCAGTGCAGCTAGGACAACTACTAAACTTGTGAGTGCTGTATCCACCTGTGTTCGTCAGATGGAGTTGAGTGGCCTAAGTGCCTGTCTTGCAGCAACTGTGTGTTCATCATTACAGCCACCTCTTCGACCCCTTGGACATGCTGCAGGTGATGGGGCCTCCATCATCATAATATCTGTACTGGAGAGAGCAACAGAGCTTCTCACTGATCAGCATGTGGCCTCTACCTACAGTATGCAGAACCGAGGCCTATGGCAGGCATCGTTTGATGCCTTCTTCAGGCTGCTTACAGAGTACTGCATGAGTAGATTTGATAGTGTGGTTCATACAGTGCAAATGCAACCTTCTGCTGCGGCTGCGATAAGCAGAGAGATACCAGTAGAGCTTCTGCGTGCCAGCCTTCCTCACACAAATGAGAATCAGCGTAAGCAGTTGCTCAATTTTGCGCAGCGAACTGTGCCCATCAACAACGCCCAGATTGCTCATCAACCTGGTAATGGACCCATGACACCAGGCGGACCCAAGCAGAGATGA